In Kineococcus sp. NBC_00420, a single genomic region encodes these proteins:
- a CDS encoding SDR family NAD(P)-dependent oxidoreductase has translation MTTTFITGANKSLGYETARRLIAAGHTVLIGARDPQRGQAAAEALGARFVQIDVTDDASVQAAADDVAAHEGTVDVLVNNAGVSGPFTPADELTAADAAAVYDVNVFGIVRVTHAFLPLLRKSSNPVVVNVSSGLGSFAVTHDPDRVEGRLAAPLYTSSKAAVTMLTTQYAKALPDVKFNAVDPGYTATDFNGHGGPQTVTEGTDAIVELASIGTDGPTGVFRDRHGVVAW, from the coding sequence ATGACCACCACGTTCATCACCGGAGCCAACAAGTCCCTCGGCTACGAGACGGCCCGTCGCCTCATCGCCGCCGGGCACACCGTCCTGATCGGCGCTCGCGACCCGCAGCGCGGGCAGGCCGCCGCCGAGGCCCTCGGTGCACGTTTCGTCCAGATCGACGTCACCGACGACGCGTCCGTGCAGGCCGCGGCCGACGACGTCGCCGCCCACGAGGGCACCGTCGACGTCCTCGTCAACAACGCGGGGGTCTCCGGCCCCTTCACGCCGGCCGACGAACTGACCGCCGCCGACGCCGCGGCCGTCTACGACGTCAACGTGTTCGGCATCGTGCGGGTGACCCACGCGTTCCTGCCGTTGCTGCGCAAGTCCTCCAACCCCGTCGTCGTCAACGTGTCCAGCGGCCTCGGGTCCTTCGCCGTGACCCACGACCCCGACCGCGTCGAGGGCCGGCTCGCCGCCCCGCTCTACACCTCGTCCAAGGCGGCGGTGACGATGCTGACCACGCAGTACGCCAAGGCGCTGCCCGACGTGAAGTTCAACGCCGTCGACCCCGGCTACACCGCGACGGACTTCAACGGCCACGGCGGCCCGCAGACCGTCACCGAGGGGACCGACGCGATCGTGGAACTCGCGAGCATCGGCACCGACGGCCCGACCGGTGTGTTCCGCGACCGTCACGGTGTCGTCGCCTGGTGA
- a CDS encoding LacI family DNA-binding transcriptional regulator, translated as MAHPYRIREIAQQAGLSTATVDRVLNGRAGVRASTVAEVHRAIADLERQASQVRIDGRTFFLDVVVLAPDRFSREVRVALEAELPSLRPAVIRARFHLREEGSAADLATQLDAIACKGSSGVLLKAPDDPAVVAAVARLEDAGIPVVTFVTDVPTSRRVAYVGMDDRAAGATAAYLLTVVAPDAGGVLVSLSRSSFRGEGDRELGFRTALRDLAPQVPVTVVEGTDGLDASMFATVSAALERDPGIDAVYSVGGGNQAVLAAFDAAGRTVRAFVAHDLDAENLVLLRRRRLTAVLHHDLRTDVRRVCRAVMQAQGALPGRPGSRPSQIQVITPFNEPAGLVDEV; from the coding sequence ATGGCGCACCCGTACCGCATCCGTGAGATCGCGCAGCAGGCCGGCCTGAGCACTGCGACGGTCGACCGCGTGCTCAACGGACGGGCCGGAGTGCGCGCGAGCACGGTCGCCGAGGTGCACCGCGCGATCGCCGACCTGGAACGGCAGGCGTCGCAGGTCCGGATCGATGGCCGCACGTTCTTCCTCGACGTGGTCGTCCTCGCGCCGGACCGCTTCTCGCGCGAAGTGCGGGTCGCCCTGGAGGCCGAGCTCCCGTCGCTGCGCCCGGCGGTGATCCGGGCGAGGTTCCACCTCCGCGAGGAGGGCAGCGCCGCGGACCTCGCGACCCAGCTCGACGCCATCGCGTGCAAGGGTTCCAGCGGTGTGCTGCTCAAGGCACCGGACGACCCGGCCGTCGTGGCGGCCGTCGCCCGGCTGGAGGACGCGGGGATCCCGGTGGTCACCTTCGTCACCGACGTGCCCACCAGCCGTCGCGTCGCCTACGTCGGGATGGACGACCGCGCGGCCGGGGCCACCGCGGCCTACCTGCTGACGGTCGTGGCCCCGGACGCGGGTGGGGTCCTGGTCTCGTTGAGCCGCAGCAGCTTCCGCGGCGAGGGAGACCGCGAACTGGGTTTCCGCACCGCGTTGCGCGACCTCGCGCCGCAGGTGCCGGTGACGGTGGTCGAGGGCACCGACGGACTCGACGCGTCGATGTTCGCGACGGTGTCGGCGGCGTTGGAACGCGACCCGGGGATCGACGCGGTGTACTCGGTCGGTGGGGGGAACCAGGCCGTCCTCGCCGCCTTCGACGCCGCCGGGCGCACCGTCCGCGCGTTCGTCGCGCACGACCTCGACGCCGAGAACCTCGTCCTGCTGCGTCGCCGCCGCCTCACCGCCGTGCTGCACCACGACCTGCGCACCGACGTGCGCCGGGTCTGCCGCGCGGTCATGCAGGCCCAGGGGGCGTTGCCGGGACGACCGGGTTCCCGACCCTCGCAGATCCAGGTGATCACGCCGTTCAACGAACCGGCGGGGTTGGTGGACGAGGTCTGA
- a CDS encoding diguanylate cyclase: MTLSEGVIAVAEERGRRRIAVVVDGLGEQVQQYLHGLESVLHPEGAALLVVVRHPHHPRRGTLFAHLCRSGGVDGVVVTPVRDLSGRSAVAAVLGVIPDGLPTVTLGERAAGTTGVDRPRAQALDVERDHLHRGGRRSLLVVSSLPDGEVHQLPGTPFLRVVDPVDVHRLLPAALASARDDGRPVDAVVCCDDDLAMAAVEALEREGYRVPEDVAVTGSAGTSSSEAAWAGVTTVDEHLTALGRRAATLLLNLSGGLHPVPAGPPAPHVVARASSALVAPVDERVVLDASGVATSAPSVALGSEVAVAERLAAVRRRWIRQVVTGTLDAAGTAQLCAELAEVVRLHPEQSWWDRVLTTLENDVAANGAVGAALDAALRTVHRMQLTVLRAVAGAHVERAAHEARSGRVLVELIRALGTATETSALGDLLAAFLPRVGVRRCFVSLLTDGPPPSTEPDDVRVRLAVDHVEGPYAALEDTHGLGELLPPHRVAELDRGTLVLQPLFAGEQWFGYLLTGHAPDAFAVSEPLRAALSSTLDGLGRTRRAADRAGELHDLVASRTAELRREIAERRAAQQELRALNDRLREAAQRDGLTGLANRPTLDEHLAHVWQDAHRSGSPLSLLMVDVDHFKAYNDTYGHLAGDRCLQQVAEELRRAPGRPSDLVARYGGEEFVVVLSDTDGAGAAVVAERLLDGLRRRAFPHGQGVEGRVSVSIGIATAVPGAATGGVLALLDLADRGLYLAKSGGRARAARAPQASTAEPGAAAAPTRAVGLT; the protein is encoded by the coding sequence ATGACTCTGTCCGAGGGGGTGATCGCCGTGGCGGAAGAGCGGGGACGACGGCGCATCGCCGTCGTCGTGGACGGACTCGGGGAGCAGGTCCAGCAGTACCTGCACGGCCTCGAGAGCGTCCTGCACCCCGAGGGGGCGGCGCTCCTCGTGGTCGTCCGGCACCCGCACCACCCGCGCCGGGGGACGTTGTTCGCCCACCTGTGCCGCAGCGGAGGGGTCGACGGGGTCGTCGTGACCCCGGTCCGCGACCTGTCCGGGCGCTCGGCGGTGGCGGCGGTCCTCGGGGTCATCCCCGACGGGCTACCCACGGTCACGCTCGGGGAACGCGCTGCCGGGACCACCGGGGTGGACCGCCCCCGCGCGCAGGCGCTGGACGTGGAGCGCGACCACCTGCACCGCGGCGGTCGTCGATCGCTGCTCGTCGTGAGCTCACTGCCCGACGGTGAGGTGCACCAGCTCCCGGGGACGCCCTTCCTCCGGGTCGTCGACCCGGTCGACGTGCACCGCCTCCTCCCGGCCGCGCTGGCCTCAGCGCGGGACGACGGTCGTCCCGTCGACGCCGTCGTCTGCTGCGACGACGACCTGGCGATGGCTGCCGTGGAGGCGCTGGAACGCGAGGGCTACCGCGTCCCCGAGGACGTCGCGGTCACCGGCTCCGCCGGGACGAGTTCCTCGGAGGCGGCGTGGGCCGGTGTGACGACCGTGGACGAGCACCTCACGGCTCTCGGTCGACGGGCCGCGACGCTCCTGCTGAACCTGTCGGGCGGTTTGCATCCCGTACCCGCCGGCCCGCCCGCTCCGCACGTGGTCGCGCGGGCTTCCAGCGCCCTCGTGGCCCCCGTCGACGAGCGGGTCGTCCTCGACGCCTCGGGGGTGGCCACCTCCGCGCCGTCCGTCGCCCTCGGTTCCGAGGTCGCCGTCGCCGAGCGCCTCGCCGCGGTCCGCCGACGCTGGATCCGTCAGGTCGTCACGGGCACTCTCGACGCCGCGGGGACGGCGCAGTTGTGCGCGGAACTGGCCGAGGTCGTCCGGCTGCACCCCGAGCAGTCCTGGTGGGACCGGGTGCTTACCACCCTCGAGAACGACGTGGCGGCCAACGGTGCCGTGGGAGCCGCGCTCGACGCCGCCCTGCGCACCGTCCACCGGATGCAGCTCACGGTGCTGCGCGCCGTGGCCGGCGCCCACGTCGAGCGGGCCGCCCACGAAGCGCGGTCCGGTCGTGTCCTGGTGGAACTCATCCGGGCCCTCGGGACCGCCACCGAGACGAGCGCCCTCGGCGACCTCCTCGCGGCGTTCCTGCCCCGGGTCGGGGTCCGCCGCTGCTTCGTGTCCCTGCTCACCGACGGGCCGCCCCCGTCCACCGAACCCGACGACGTGCGGGTTCGACTGGCCGTCGACCACGTCGAGGGTCCCTACGCCGCGCTCGAGGACACCCACGGTCTCGGGGAGCTCCTCCCGCCGCACCGCGTCGCGGAACTCGACCGTGGAACCCTCGTCCTGCAGCCGTTGTTCGCCGGGGAGCAGTGGTTCGGCTACCTCCTCACCGGCCACGCGCCGGATGCGTTCGCGGTCTCGGAACCACTGCGGGCCGCGTTGAGTTCGACCCTCGACGGACTCGGGCGCACCCGGCGGGCGGCGGACCGGGCCGGGGAGCTCCACGACCTGGTGGCGTCGCGGACCGCGGAGCTCCGGCGCGAGATCGCCGAACGGCGGGCCGCGCAGCAGGAACTCCGAGCCCTCAACGACCGGCTGCGCGAGGCGGCGCAGCGGGACGGCCTCACCGGCCTGGCCAACCGGCCGACGCTGGACGAGCACCTCGCCCACGTCTGGCAGGACGCGCACCGGAGCGGGAGTCCGCTCAGCCTGCTGATGGTCGACGTCGACCACTTCAAGGCCTACAACGACACCTACGGTCACCTGGCCGGTGACCGGTGCCTGCAGCAGGTCGCCGAGGAACTGCGCCGGGCGCCGGGCCGACCGTCCGACCTCGTGGCCCGCTACGGCGGAGAGGAGTTCGTCGTCGTGCTGAGCGACACCGACGGCGCAGGAGCCGCGGTGGTCGCCGAGCGGTTGCTGGACGGACTGCGACGCAGGGCCTTCCCTCACGGCCAAGGCGTGGAGGGGCGGGTCAGCGTCAGCATCGGGATCGCGACAGCGGTCCCCGGCGCCGCCACGGGCGGTGTCCTGGCACTCCTGGACCTGGCCGACCGGGGCCTCTACCTCGCGAAGTCCGGGGGCCGCGCTCGGGCGGCGAGGGCGCCGCAGGCGTCCACGGCCGAGCCCGGGGCCGCAGCAGCCCCCACTCGCGCCGTGGGGCTCACGTAG
- the argS gene encoding arginine--tRNA ligase, translating to MLTPDQLLTSRFRPALEGLGARYAGWDPELRPATRPEFGHFQTNLPVRLAKPLGLPPREIADRLLAGSHLEDVCLPPTFAGAGFLNLTLRPEFLAGQVSALLADPHLGVAQADPPRRVVVDHSSPNVAKQMHVGHLRSTVIGDALARVFAAVGDVVVRQNHVGDWGTQFGMLIEHLLEEGHDGADLSLSALDGFYRQARERFDADPGFAGRARARVVALQGGDPRTHHVWRGLVDTSMRSFAEVYARLGSGLTPTDTAGESSYAAALAGVVDDLRTAGLLVESNGASCVFPRGFANRDGEPLPVVVRKSDGGFGYDATDLAALRHRVTALRADRIVYVVDARQALHFDQVFAVAREAGWLPEEVTVQHVAFGTVLGEDGRPFRTRTGGTVPLSALLDAAESRAAEVLGGRGSRLDASERTAVVRAVGIGAVKYADLVNGLGRDYVFSLERMVAMDGNTGPYLQYAHARVASLLERSAIVPRDVSVLDHPAEVRLALLLTGFPGAVASVAETLEPHRLCGHLHQVATALSAFYEACPVLSAEGEVRVSRLALCRATREVLAAGLGLLGIDAPERM from the coding sequence GTGCTCACTCCCGATCAACTCCTCACCTCCCGGTTCCGGCCGGCCCTCGAAGGGCTCGGCGCTCGTTACGCCGGGTGGGACCCCGAACTGCGACCGGCCACCCGGCCCGAGTTCGGGCACTTCCAGACCAACCTCCCGGTGCGGTTGGCGAAACCCCTGGGACTGCCGCCCCGGGAGATCGCCGACCGGCTGCTCGCCGGGTCGCACCTCGAGGACGTGTGCCTGCCGCCGACCTTCGCCGGAGCGGGGTTCCTGAACCTCACGTTGCGGCCGGAGTTCCTGGCGGGGCAGGTCAGTGCCCTCCTCGCCGATCCGCACCTCGGTGTGGCACAGGCCGATCCACCGCGACGGGTCGTCGTCGACCACTCCTCGCCGAACGTCGCGAAGCAGATGCACGTGGGGCACCTCCGCTCGACCGTCATCGGGGACGCGCTGGCCCGGGTCTTCGCCGCGGTGGGGGACGTCGTCGTGCGGCAGAACCACGTGGGCGACTGGGGGACCCAGTTCGGGATGCTGATCGAGCACCTCCTCGAGGAGGGTCACGACGGCGCCGACCTGAGCCTGTCGGCGCTGGACGGGTTCTACCGGCAGGCCCGGGAACGCTTCGACGCCGACCCGGGTTTCGCGGGCCGGGCCCGGGCCCGGGTCGTCGCCCTGCAGGGCGGCGACCCGCGGACGCACCACGTCTGGCGCGGGCTGGTCGACACGTCGATGAGGTCGTTCGCCGAGGTGTACGCCCGGTTGGGATCGGGCCTCACCCCGACCGACACCGCGGGGGAGAGCAGTTACGCCGCCGCCCTCGCCGGGGTGGTGGACGACCTCCGCACGGCGGGACTGCTCGTGGAGTCGAACGGTGCGTCGTGCGTGTTCCCCCGGGGTTTCGCGAACCGCGACGGGGAACCGTTGCCGGTGGTGGTGCGCAAGTCCGACGGGGGGTTCGGCTACGACGCGACCGACCTGGCGGCGCTGCGGCACCGGGTGACGGCGTTGCGGGCCGACCGGATCGTCTACGTGGTCGACGCCCGGCAGGCGTTGCACTTCGACCAGGTGTTCGCCGTCGCCCGGGAGGCCGGGTGGCTCCCCGAGGAGGTGACGGTGCAGCACGTCGCCTTCGGGACGGTGCTGGGGGAGGACGGTCGACCGTTCAGGACGAGGACGGGAGGCACCGTCCCGCTCAGCGCGCTGCTCGACGCGGCCGAGAGCCGGGCGGCGGAGGTGCTGGGCGGACGGGGGTCGCGCCTCGACGCGTCGGAGCGCACCGCGGTGGTGCGGGCCGTCGGGATCGGCGCCGTGAAGTACGCCGACCTCGTCAACGGCCTCGGGCGCGACTACGTGTTCTCGCTGGAGCGGATGGTCGCCATGGACGGCAACACCGGCCCCTACCTGCAGTACGCGCACGCCCGGGTGGCGTCGCTGCTGGAGCGCAGCGCGATCGTGCCCCGGGACGTGTCGGTGCTGGACCACCCCGCGGAGGTGCGGCTCGCGCTGCTCCTGACCGGCTTCCCCGGAGCCGTCGCGTCGGTGGCGGAGACGCTCGAACCGCACCGGCTGTGCGGTCACCTGCACCAGGTGGCGACGGCGCTGTCGGCGTTCTACGAGGCCTGTCCGGTGCTCTCGGCGGAGGGAGAGGTCCGGGTGAGCCGGCTCGCTCTGTGCCGGGCGACGCGGGAGGTGCTCGCGGCGGGCCTGGGCCTCCTCGGGATCGACGCTCCGGAGCGCATGTAG
- a CDS encoding lipoate--protein ligase family protein — MHGEYKVPGGKLVVVDLDIVEGRLAGVRLSGDFFLEPDDALEAIDAALTGVPADSDAADLAHRVRSALPSGAVLLGFTPEAVATTVRRAVGGASGWLDHDWQFVHTGPQSPQTHMALDEVLTREVAAGRRPPTLRVWEWGSSAVVLGSFQSLVNEVDGDAARRLGVEVVRRVSGGGAMFVEPGNTITYSVYAPGSLVEGLSFTESYAFLDDWVLVALGDLGIKAWYQPINDIATEQGKIAGAAQKRLADGTVLHHVTMSYDIDAAKMLQVLRIGREKLSGKGLASAAKRVDPLRRQTGLPREDVIDSMVATFRRQYGLTDSALSAAELAAAEELVTRKFATREWVARIP; from the coding sequence GTGCATGGTGAGTACAAGGTCCCGGGCGGGAAGCTCGTCGTTGTCGATCTGGACATCGTGGAGGGACGGCTCGCCGGGGTGCGCCTCAGCGGGGACTTCTTCCTCGAACCCGACGACGCGCTCGAGGCCATCGACGCGGCGCTGACGGGGGTCCCCGCCGACAGCGACGCCGCCGACCTCGCGCACCGCGTCCGCTCGGCCCTGCCGAGCGGCGCGGTGCTGCTCGGTTTCACCCCCGAGGCCGTCGCGACGACGGTGCGACGCGCCGTCGGCGGGGCCAGCGGGTGGCTGGACCACGACTGGCAGTTCGTCCACACGGGTCCCCAGTCCCCGCAGACGCACATGGCGCTGGACGAGGTCCTGACCCGTGAGGTGGCGGCCGGCCGTCGTCCGCCCACCCTGCGGGTGTGGGAGTGGGGCAGCTCGGCCGTGGTGCTCGGGAGTTTCCAGTCGCTCGTGAACGAGGTCGACGGCGACGCGGCGAGGCGGCTCGGGGTCGAGGTCGTGCGCCGGGTCTCGGGGGGTGGCGCCATGTTCGTGGAGCCGGGCAACACCATCACCTACTCCGTCTACGCACCCGGTTCGCTCGTCGAGGGGCTCTCGTTCACCGAGTCCTACGCGTTCCTCGACGACTGGGTCCTCGTCGCGCTGGGCGACCTCGGCATCAAGGCCTGGTACCAGCCGATCAACGACATCGCGACCGAGCAGGGCAAGATCGCGGGCGCGGCGCAGAAGCGCCTCGCGGACGGGACGGTCCTGCACCACGTGACGATGTCCTACGACATCGACGCGGCGAAGATGCTGCAGGTGCTGCGGATCGGCCGCGAGAAGCTGTCCGGCAAGGGTCTCGCCAGCGCCGCGAAGCGGGTCGACCCGTTGCGCCGTCAGACGGGCCTGCCGCGCGAGGACGTCATCGACTCGATGGTCGCCACCTTCCGCCGCCAGTACGGCCTCACCGACTCCGCGCTGAGCGCCGCGGAGCTCGCGGCGGCCGAGGAACTGGTCACCCGGAAGTTCGCCACGCGCGAGTGGGTGGCCCGCATCCCCTGA
- a CDS encoding phytanoyl-CoA dioxygenase family protein, giving the protein MSAPTTARHTPIRFRESDCDVTEFAKLLDRTTVLADFPHAVDVQQNVLVYDSALLRRAVATDAGREEVEGELVRALTDGPGVVVLKGAFPDLSVVDRVTAVFDQVIADEKASGTAKGDHFAKAGANDRVWNALEKLAVRDPEAFVDYYANDVLALVSTAWLGPGYQVTSQVNVVRPGGRAQDPHRDYHLGFLSNPVAARYPAHVHLLSPVLTLQGAVAHSDMPLESGPTLYLPYSHQYPQGYLAWRQAEFKEYFAEHHVQLPLEKGDAGFFNPALFHGAGTNVSSDVQRVANLLQVSSAFGRAMETVDRVKTAKAVYPALLSRKDSGASQEFLANAVTSATEGYPFPTNLDLDPNVNGLTPLSETELLHQALAEGWDVGKATTELDAYAARRRTDEI; this is encoded by the coding sequence ATGAGCGCACCGACCACCGCCCGGCACACCCCGATCCGGTTCCGCGAGAGCGACTGCGACGTCACGGAGTTCGCGAAGCTGCTCGACCGGACCACCGTCCTGGCCGACTTCCCGCACGCTGTCGACGTCCAGCAGAACGTCCTGGTCTACGACTCCGCGCTCCTGCGGCGCGCCGTCGCGACCGACGCGGGCCGCGAGGAGGTGGAGGGCGAACTCGTGCGGGCCCTCACCGACGGTCCCGGGGTCGTCGTCCTCAAGGGCGCCTTCCCCGACCTCTCCGTCGTCGACCGCGTGACTGCGGTCTTCGACCAGGTCATCGCCGACGAGAAGGCGTCCGGGACGGCGAAGGGCGACCACTTCGCCAAGGCCGGGGCCAACGACCGGGTCTGGAACGCCCTCGAGAAGCTCGCCGTGCGCGACCCCGAGGCGTTCGTCGACTACTACGCCAACGACGTGCTCGCCCTGGTCTCGACGGCCTGGCTGGGCCCGGGGTACCAGGTCACCTCCCAGGTCAACGTCGTCCGCCCCGGCGGCCGGGCGCAGGACCCGCACCGCGACTACCACCTGGGTTTCCTGTCCAACCCCGTCGCCGCGCGCTACCCCGCGCACGTCCACCTGCTCTCCCCGGTCCTCACCCTGCAGGGCGCCGTGGCGCACAGCGACATGCCGCTCGAGAGCGGTCCGACGCTCTACCTGCCCTACTCCCACCAGTACCCGCAGGGGTACCTCGCCTGGCGTCAGGCGGAGTTCAAGGAGTACTTCGCCGAGCACCACGTGCAGTTGCCGCTCGAGAAGGGCGACGCCGGGTTCTTCAACCCCGCCCTGTTCCACGGCGCCGGCACCAACGTCTCCAGCGACGTGCAACGGGTCGCGAACCTGCTGCAGGTCTCCTCGGCGTTCGGTCGCGCCATGGAGACCGTGGACCGGGTGAAGACCGCCAAGGCCGTCTACCCGGCCCTGCTGTCCCGCAAGGACTCCGGTGCGAGCCAGGAGTTCCTGGCGAACGCCGTGACCAGCGCCACCGAAGGGTACCCGTTCCCCACGAACCTCGACCTCGACCCGAACGTCAACGGACTCACCCCGCTGTCGGAGACGGAACTCCTGCACCAGGCGCTGGCCGAGGGGTGGGACGTCGGGAAGGCGACGACGGAACTGGACGCCTACGCTGCCCGGCGACGCACCGACGAGATCTGA
- a CDS encoding acyl-CoA dehydrogenase family protein, with protein MTTTELRPETPLDEPVEVPPPLDTEVLRRVLDGRFADLREKFRREAPADLFTPTDDLSTRDHRDLTRERLRQLAELGGHELGYARPWGGDSPGGQVAQFEMLGFGDASLMIKSGVQWGLFGGAVQALGTERHHSTLLEPLLRLELVGCFGMTETGHGSDVSSIGTTATYDPTTQEFVVHTPDVSCRKDYIGGAAEDADVAVVFAQLVTGGTSQGVHAFVVPLREDGVDLPGIWRGDDGRKMGLNGLDNGRLGFDQVRIPRTALLNRYADVAEDGSYSSPIASANSRFFTMLGALVKGRVSVSGGALSQTKVGLEIALRYALQRTQFKRPGGDGEVVLLDYLAHQRRLLIPLATTYALSFAQDDLLSEMDELLRVQLAGNEPDATRQRAFESHAAGLKVASTWHATRTLQTCREACGGNGFLADSRLPQLKADTDVFTTFEGDNTVLLQLVAKGQLTAYAQQFSDLDTLGMARFATRDFVSTYAGRSPARSLVADVVEAGRIPEELHDRAWQLRMLADRERHVVESLAKRMRKARSKPEAERFEAVDELQDHLLLAGRAHVERVVAEAFAAAIARCDDPAVVELLSDVFDLHALSVLEAEKGWYLQHRRMTTLRAKAVTTAVNAVCRKLRPRTGELLDGFGTPRSWLASSLVP; from the coding sequence GTGACCACCACCGAACTGCGACCCGAGACCCCCCTCGACGAGCCCGTCGAGGTTCCGCCGCCACTGGACACCGAGGTCCTGCGCCGTGTCCTCGACGGCCGTTTCGCCGACCTGCGCGAGAAGTTCCGCCGCGAGGCCCCCGCCGACCTCTTCACCCCCACCGACGACCTCTCGACCCGCGACCACCGGGACCTCACCCGGGAGCGGCTGCGGCAGCTCGCGGAACTCGGCGGGCACGAACTGGGCTACGCCCGGCCCTGGGGCGGTGACTCCCCCGGCGGTCAGGTCGCCCAGTTCGAGATGCTGGGGTTCGGCGACGCGTCCCTCATGATCAAGTCGGGGGTGCAGTGGGGTCTGTTCGGCGGCGCCGTCCAGGCGCTCGGCACCGAACGCCACCACTCGACCCTGCTCGAACCGCTCCTGCGACTGGAACTCGTCGGCTGCTTCGGGATGACCGAGACCGGGCACGGTTCCGACGTCTCCTCCATCGGGACGACCGCGACGTACGACCCGACGACGCAGGAGTTCGTCGTCCACACCCCGGACGTCTCCTGCCGCAAGGACTACATCGGCGGCGCGGCGGAGGACGCCGACGTCGCTGTGGTGTTCGCCCAGCTCGTCACGGGCGGGACCTCGCAGGGCGTCCACGCCTTCGTCGTCCCGCTGCGGGAGGACGGGGTGGACCTCCCGGGGATCTGGCGCGGTGACGACGGCCGCAAGATGGGGCTCAACGGTCTCGACAACGGCCGGCTCGGTTTCGACCAGGTGCGGATCCCCCGGACCGCGCTGCTGAACCGCTACGCCGACGTGGCCGAGGACGGCAGCTACTCCTCTCCCATCGCGAGCGCCAACTCGCGGTTCTTCACGATGCTCGGTGCCCTCGTCAAGGGCCGGGTCAGCGTCTCCGGCGGTGCGCTGTCGCAGACGAAGGTGGGTCTCGAGATCGCGCTGCGCTACGCCCTGCAGCGCACCCAGTTCAAGCGCCCGGGGGGCGACGGCGAAGTCGTCCTGCTCGACTACCTGGCCCACCAGCGACGGTTGCTGATCCCGCTCGCGACGACCTACGCGCTCTCGTTCGCGCAGGACGACCTGCTGAGCGAGATGGACGAACTGCTGCGCGTCCAGCTCGCCGGGAACGAGCCCGACGCGACCCGGCAGCGCGCGTTCGAGTCGCACGCCGCGGGCCTCAAGGTCGCTTCCACCTGGCACGCGACCCGCACCCTGCAGACCTGTCGCGAAGCTTGTGGCGGCAACGGGTTCCTCGCCGATTCGCGCCTGCCGCAGCTGAAGGCGGACACGGACGTGTTCACCACCTTCGAGGGCGACAACACCGTCCTGCTGCAACTCGTCGCCAAGGGCCAGCTCACGGCGTACGCCCAGCAGTTCTCCGACCTCGACACCCTCGGCATGGCGCGGTTCGCGACGCGCGACTTCGTCAGCACCTACGCCGGCCGCAGCCCCGCCCGCTCCCTCGTGGCCGACGTCGTCGAAGCGGGCCGGATCCCCGAGGAGCTGCACGACCGGGCCTGGCAGCTGCGGATGCTCGCCGACCGCGAGCGCCACGTCGTGGAGTCGCTGGCCAAGCGGATGCGCAAGGCGCGGTCCAAGCCCGAGGCGGAACGGTTCGAGGCCGTCGACGAACTGCAGGACCACCTGCTGCTGGCCGGTCGTGCGCACGTCGAGCGCGTCGTCGCGGAGGCCTTCGCCGCCGCCATCGCGCGCTGCGACGACCCGGCCGTCGTGGAACTCCTGTCCGACGTTTTCGACCTGCACGCCCTCTCGGTGCTCGAGGCCGAGAAGGGCTGGTACCTCCAGCACCGCCGGATGACGACGCTGCGCGCCAAGGCGGTCACGACCGCGGTGAACGCGGTGTGCCGCAAGCTGCGGCCGCGGACCGGGGAACTGCTGGACGGGTTCGGGACGCCGCGGTCCTGGCTGGCCTCCTCCCTGGTGCCGTGA